The proteins below are encoded in one region of Sulfurospirillum tamanense:
- a CDS encoding DNA recombination protein RmuC, producing the protein MTYSELFAIILCFLVVLGLLWSLLISQKRIKTLEEKLALTKEEQAATLLHERTQNATLEARLHAQNEAHAKLQESFAAQEKQLSLNLHAIMQEGLENKLKKFDETSLKSLDTLLKPFKENLDAFKQRVERAQESSTEKLAKLSKEIEFVAKAGLAITQEAQNLTEALKGKKQTQGSWGEMILETVLEYSGLLKGVHYETQESYRGEDGRTKRPDVIIKLPAKRSIIIDSKVSLVDYDAFIRTQTPEEKILTCKALVRAFRAHIDTLESKDYTHYEAGTLQYVFMFVPIEGAFALAVQEDPTLYEYALKKHIAIVTPSTLTVSLRTIYLYWQSELSSSNAQRLFAEAGKLYDKMNGFVESFDRFGAQLQTLQNTYENASKQLTQGQGNVLGRVEKLKALGAKTTKNLNATATFDHQDFDEAQFEALENKKD; encoded by the coding sequence ATGACCTACTCTGAACTCTTTGCCATCATTCTGTGTTTTCTCGTTGTGCTTGGCCTTTTGTGGTCGCTCCTCATTTCGCAAAAACGCATCAAAACCCTTGAAGAAAAACTAGCGTTAACCAAAGAGGAACAGGCGGCTACGTTATTGCATGAACGTACCCAAAACGCTACCTTGGAAGCCAGACTACACGCCCAAAACGAAGCGCACGCCAAGCTTCAAGAAAGCTTTGCTGCCCAAGAAAAACAACTTTCCCTAAACCTCCACGCCATCATGCAAGAAGGCCTTGAAAACAAACTCAAAAAGTTCGATGAAACCTCTTTAAAATCCCTCGACACCTTGCTCAAGCCCTTTAAAGAAAACCTCGATGCCTTCAAGCAACGCGTCGAGCGCGCCCAAGAATCCAGCACGGAAAAACTGGCCAAACTCTCCAAAGAGATCGAATTCGTCGCCAAGGCGGGGCTTGCCATCACCCAAGAAGCCCAAAATCTCACCGAAGCCCTCAAGGGCAAAAAACAAACCCAAGGCAGTTGGGGTGAGATGATTTTAGAAACCGTACTGGAGTACTCAGGACTCTTAAAAGGCGTGCACTACGAAACCCAAGAGAGTTACCGCGGGGAAGATGGCCGCACCAAACGGCCCGATGTCATCATCAAACTTCCCGCCAAACGCAGCATCATCATCGACTCCAAAGTCTCTTTGGTGGATTACGACGCCTTCATTCGCACCCAAACCCCCGAAGAAAAAATCCTTACATGTAAAGCCCTCGTGCGGGCTTTTCGCGCCCACATCGACACCTTAGAATCCAAAGACTACACCCACTACGAAGCAGGCACGCTTCAGTACGTGTTCATGTTCGTCCCCATCGAAGGTGCCTTTGCTTTGGCAGTCCAAGAAGACCCAACCTTGTACGAATACGCCCTCAAAAAGCACATTGCCATCGTCACGCCCTCGACGTTGACGGTCTCTTTGCGCACCATTTACCTCTACTGGCAAAGCGAACTTTCCTCGTCTAACGCCCAGCGACTCTTCGCGGAAGCGGGCAAACTGTACGACAAAATGAACGGCTTTGTGGAGAGTTTTGACCGTTTTGGCGCGCAGCTGCAAACCCTTCAAAACACCTATGAAAACGCGAGCAAGCAACTCACCCAAGGCCAAGGAAACGTCCTAGGTCGCGTAGAAAAGCTCAAAGCCCTAGGGGCTAAGACCACGAAAAACCTAAACGCCACCGCAACCTTCGACCACCAAGACTTCGACGAAGCCCAGTTTGAAGCACTGGAAAACAAAAAAGACTAA
- a CDS encoding Wzz/FepE/Etk N-terminal domain-containing protein, which translates to MNETSKPILQEDEIDLRELFKTLWDKRVFIALFTCSVTALAIVYALFQNPTPLYKGTVFVEIGEIQRENFQASLLDHPSNLAIILEREKGVQATVPKGSVSILEVQKTDTDVSRIKESLGAAIEFIMQRHQEKAAFHENVIMTKQIGEISAGTTPINTPKKQLLIVVGAMTGFIFSIFLVFLMQFIRGDEATASKA; encoded by the coding sequence ATGAATGAAACCTCAAAACCTATCCTTCAAGAAGACGAAATCGACCTGCGAGAACTTTTTAAAACCCTTTGGGACAAAAGAGTATTTATTGCCCTCTTTACATGTAGCGTAACGGCGTTAGCCATTGTTTATGCGCTTTTTCAAAACCCAACACCCCTTTACAAAGGGACAGTTTTTGTTGAAATTGGAGAGATTCAAAGGGAAAACTTCCAAGCAAGCCTGCTAGACCACCCCTCAAACTTGGCAATAATTTTGGAGCGAGAAAAGGGCGTACAAGCAACTGTGCCAAAGGGAAGCGTTAGTATTTTGGAGGTTCAAAAAACAGACACAGATGTCTCGCGCATCAAAGAAAGTTTAGGTGCTGCAATAGAGTTTATTATGCAGAGACATCAGGAAAAAGCTGCGTTTCATGAAAACGTCATCATGACAAAACAAATCGGAGAGATTAGCGCCGGAACCACGCCAATCAATACACCCAAAAAACAACTCCTCATCGTAGTGGGTGCCATGACGGGTTTTATCTTTTCCATTTTTCTTGTTTTTCTGATGCAATTCATCCGCGGGGATGAAGCTACTGCAAGCAAGGCCTAG
- a CDS encoding glycosyltransferase family 2 protein, translated as MKTRSKISIITVVWNNAATIKDAIESVLSQTYDNIEYIIIDGASTDGTVEIIKSYGDKIAAFVSEPDRGLYDAMNKGIALATGDIVGILNSDDFYINPHVLEDVTLAFEQSQCDALFADLVFVHPANLERVVRYYDSSHFSPEKFAYGWMPAHPTFFVKRWAYERHGVFRTDLKIAADFDILARFLYTHRLKYMYLNKVLVKMRLGGVSTSPSSLWINNMEQVRVCKDNGINTNIFKIMSRYPRKILGLFKKSQGVS; from the coding sequence TTGAAAACTAGGTCAAAAATCTCCATCATCACCGTAGTCTGGAATAACGCCGCCACAATAAAAGATGCCATAGAATCAGTCTTGTCGCAAACATACGATAACATCGAATACATCATCATAGACGGCGCTAGCACCGATGGTACGGTTGAGATCATCAAAAGCTACGGCGACAAGATAGCCGCGTTTGTGAGCGAACCCGACCGCGGCTTGTACGATGCCATGAACAAAGGCATCGCCTTGGCTACGGGAGACATCGTGGGTATCCTCAATAGCGATGATTTTTACATCAACCCTCACGTGCTTGAAGATGTAACATTGGCTTTTGAACAAAGCCAATGCGATGCACTCTTTGCAGATTTGGTTTTTGTCCATCCTGCAAATCTTGAAAGAGTCGTGCGCTACTACGACAGCAGCCATTTCTCGCCTGAGAAATTCGCCTACGGATGGATGCCGGCACACCCCACCTTCTTTGTGAAGCGCTGGGCCTATGAGCGCCATGGGGTCTTCCGCACAGACCTAAAGATAGCCGCAGATTTTGACATCTTGGCTCGGTTTTTGTACACACACCGACTAAAGTATATGTATCTTAACAAAGTGCTAGTCAAAATGCGCCTAGGAGGTGTCAGCACCTCGCCAAGCAGTCTTTGGATCAACAATATGGAGCAAGTGCGCGTCTGTAAAGACAACGGCATCAATACAAACATCTTCAAAATCATGTCACGCTACCCACGAAAGATACTGGGTCTGTTTAAGAAATCTCAAGGAGTGTCTTGA
- a CDS encoding Y-family DNA polymerase, which produces MILHIDLDCYYCSAERIRNPSVRGIPLAVGGGSSEGIFGATPAQTTPRGVVVTSSYEARARGVN; this is translated from the coding sequence ATGATTTTACACATTGACCTAGATTGTTACTATTGTTCAGCGGAGCGCATTCGCAACCCTAGCGTGCGGGGCATTCCCTTGGCGGTGGGTGGCGGCAGTAGCGAGGGGATTTTTGGTGCGACTCCTGCGCAAACTACCCCGCGTGGCGTGGTGGTGACCTCTAGCTACGAAGCACGCGCGCGTGGGGTAAAT
- a CDS encoding NAD-dependent epimerase/dehydratase family protein, with product MTKLFITGASGFIGGYFINVYQDKYSIQAFSFLHDEIEALHVKGVDAVLHLSALVHQMGGASEEEYERVNVAQTLHLAQKAKASGVKQFVFMSTIAVHGEDRKAIDENTACAPVSPYGKSKLSAERELLKLEDEYFKISIIRPPMVYGKNAPGNIQSLTRLIQKLPVLPFGGIHNKRSFVYVGNLCHLVNEVLMQQKSGTFLCADDAPLSTTRLCELIAQGLGRKVWLIRIPFFKTALKLLKPAMHQRLYGNLEVDNTASKNTLSLKNPYSTEEGIKLMLQNETK from the coding sequence ATGACCAAGCTCTTCATCACGGGTGCAAGTGGTTTCATTGGAGGCTATTTTATCAATGTGTATCAAGACAAGTACAGCATTCAGGCATTTAGTTTTTTGCATGATGAAATTGAGGCTTTACATGTAAAAGGTGTGGACGCGGTATTGCATCTCTCTGCGCTTGTGCACCAAATGGGTGGAGCGAGCGAGGAGGAGTACGAGAGAGTCAATGTTGCCCAAACCTTGCATCTTGCTCAAAAAGCAAAAGCATCTGGCGTAAAGCAGTTTGTCTTTATGAGCACAATCGCTGTGCATGGTGAAGACAGAAAGGCGATAGATGAAAACACCGCCTGCGCTCCAGTTTCACCCTATGGAAAAAGTAAGCTAAGTGCAGAACGAGAACTCCTGAAATTAGAAGATGAGTATTTTAAAATCAGTATCATTCGCCCGCCGATGGTGTATGGCAAAAACGCCCCAGGAAACATCCAAAGCCTCACGCGCCTCATCCAAAAACTCCCCGTTTTGCCCTTTGGTGGCATCCACAACAAACGCAGTTTTGTTTACGTGGGCAACCTGTGCCATCTTGTCAATGAGGTCTTGATGCAGCAAAAAAGTGGTACTTTCCTGTGCGCTGATGATGCGCCTTTAAGCACCACGCGCCTGTGTGAACTCATCGCCCAAGGTCTTGGCAGAAAAGTCTGGCTCATTAGGATTCCATTTTTTAAAACCGCACTCAAATTATTAAAGCCCGCCATGCACCAACGGCTTTATGGCAACCTCGAGGTGGACAACACTGCTAGCAAAAACACCCTAAGCCTTAAAAACCCCTACAGCACAGAAGAGGGCATCAAGCTGATGCTACAGAATGAGACCAAGTAA